ACACGTCTGGTATGGGGAGTTGGCTAACAAGCTAGCTCGCATATCAAGATTACAGTTTTCCCCTTCGGGTTTTCTCTGTTCGTGTCATGACAGCTTGATATTCTTCAGTGCCGATGCACGCTAGGGAAATGTTGCTGTCCCATTTGTACGGCAGATCGATTTTACACGTTAGATGCTTTAAATGAATCGGCTAGCTAAAGTTAGCTGACTTTAATTTCCTGACTGACTGCTAGCCATCGGGCAAAACTAGCTAGCTGCCTGTCATTGGATGGAGGGATCCAGGTAGCTAAAGTAACCCCTGGTTTGTAATGTCATCACCACTCcccatcttttctctctgcGTCCTGACTCACACGTCACTTTGTCCTGACCACAGACACCACAGTCTCTTTTTAATCTGTGAATATCTTTCTCTAAGCTCAAAGAAATCCTGACTCCCACCAGCCATCTGTTCAGGAAGGTGTAATTATAGAATTCCTTGGGTGACTGTTCTGCATTCAGATTGGTCTTTACAAAAAAACTCCTGCAGAGACTCTTTTAAGAGTGTATTTGTGATGGCATTATATAATGCTGTGAGTGGAAGTCCAGACTGTATTAAATCCTGCAGGAACCGGTATATGATTGTCCTGCTGGTGCTGGATAAAGTCCAGTAGGTCAGAATGAACTCCTGCAGGAGCCCGGTTGGATTGTGTCCGCAGGATTtttaaatgacaaaaagataCGTTTTTTAAAACTGGCTTGgtaattcagatttttttctatattgcTTTCAAGTGAAGCAGTACCATTTGAAACCACCTAAACCTTCAGTCTGTGTCTCTACAGCTGTCTTCCGAACATATAAACCCTCTGCAAATATCCTAAATAACATGAAGCTAAATTAAGCATAATTATTTGGCAATAGCTTAAGATGAGTACATGGTGAGACGTGGGACTGATGTGGAAGAGTTttttacaaacagaaaaattttgAAGGATTTCTCTGCAGGATTCTTGCACGTCTTTCTTCCGTAGTTTCCATGCAAGAGTTTTGGAAATGTGTTATGTGTGAAATGGGTGTAAGAAGTGAAAAGCCTTCACTCAAACAACAGTCTAAACTGTTTAGAGGCAGTATAGATCTCAAATTACCTTTTTCTCTCATAACAGATGTTAGTATACATATAGTAGCTACTACAAAGGCAGGAAGTTGAAGGGAACAAAGGATGTTGATAGGTGTGGCTGAGGATGCACTTCCTGATCAGCATGCAGTTTGACTACCTGCTGAAACGGGGGTATAATACTTTATCTATGAAGTAGACTGATCAGGTGAATACTATAACCTCTTCTTTATGTCAGCTTTTAGTTTTAAAGCCACTTCCATAAGGGTTTGGTTCATTAAtttaacacaaacaacacaatgaaagaacataaaaaaacacgAACACAGAGGAATTGTGCAGGTGGGTCAGAAGCCCTAACAGGTTTGTATGTGGGACTTCACTGTtatccaaaacaaaataaacctcATGACTTGAATCGGTTGTGAAATTCTGACATTTGAGTGACCACACCGATGTCTTCATGTGTTTCTCCCTTTTCAACAGAGTGAATCACTTGTGGTGTGTGATGTGGATGAGGATCTGGTGAAAAAGCTGAGGGAGTTCCGTTTCCGGAAGCAGACTAATAATGCGGCTATCATCAGTAAGTATCGGCATCACATTTAAGACAGATTATAGATTAGATTATGCGTTCTAGATCAAGTACCAATAGGGCAAGGTGGTGCAGTGAGTAGGGAAACCACCGTTAAAACCGACCAGCTGCAACCACTAtgggaatcaataaagtatcacatttcattattattgaaTGCTGTCATGCAGAATCTTTATGCGTGTTCGGAAGCCTTGGCATGCAGCAGTTTGCAGATGAATTGGGTTAACTTGTAAATAATAAGTTGGAGGCCAATACTAGCGGGTGTAGGAACCACAAGTTTAGAGAAGTGCGCTTGTGACCATAAAATCACTGTTATCAGTCTCTTATCCAGATGAGGGAGTGAACTTGTAAACACCCAATACTTTGTTGCTTTTTAGGAAAAGTACATAAAGCTttagtgaagcaattgacaagattttggtcagaatcgatcggtatgatggaaaatggtGGGAGATAGGATCCAGGTCGAAAATGGCCGTAGTTATGCTTTGACTCTAGCACTCCTCCAATGGAGCTGCTTAGAGGCCAATAGAGGCCAATGATGGGAGGTGTGTGTTGCAAGGAGTTTCTGGAAGAGTAAGCACACTCAGGCATGAAACTAACCTCCACAAATTGGGAAAACGGAAGAAAAAACGGCATCCAAGATATCGACATTTGACTGCCAAATGTAGGCCTACAGCATGACTGGAAGAAGGCAAGGATGGTATGAATACACAAGTGTTAACAAATACAGCAGGTGGCGTGTCGGTGTAGCCGCCAGCTCCAGCGCTGCACCAGTTTCAGTATCAAACCTCGCCTAAACCTTATCCTGCACCGCCTCTTACTCCGGATCAAAATGTCACTGCTGCTAAATTGGATTAGGAGTGTGCCTGCGTGGCACGGAGCCTGACTTTAAGGCATGAGCCTCCTTTTTACACAAGTACATTTGCTTAAGAAAATATGAATGGTGGCTCGGTGGTGTAGGGAGAATGCCATGTAGGTGGGACATCCTGGTTTCAATCCGACCCAGGACCTTTTGTCACATattatccccctctctctctctcccagtctttcctgtctctctctccacattaaaaaacatttaataaaggcaaaaaatgccccacccctcccagaaatgtcaaaagaaaagaaaaacaaaatatacattttgtttGCTGGATGGTGTGACATTTGTCTCTCATAGGACACACTACAAGTCAATTATTCCTGACTAAATGAACTACTAAACTCAGATTTCCATGGCAACTGGTTCTGCTGAAGGTTTTACataaaatggtatttttttttctcttttccccttcAGTGAAGATTGATAAAGAGACACAGCTTGTAATCCTTGATGAAGAACACGAGGTAAGTTATCTATTTTTCTGTTACTAAAATTGCTGTATGGTCTTTGCACATAGTCCAGGTTCATGTTCACATGCAAATTTATAGATACTAAAATGCATACTTTAGAATTTGAGATGAACAGCACACTAGGGGTTAAAAGGAAACAGTTGAACTTTGTGTTATTAAACGTATTATGGTTTTCCCACTAGTCAGCTGTTGGATGTTAATGGATAATGTGTTGTAGATAAAGTGTAACTAGCACCTCACTGTAACTGTTCATTaaatgtcctgtcctgtcctgtttcaGGATATTTCTCCTGATGAGCTAAAGGATGAACTGCCTGAAAGACAGCCAAGATATCCtttgaatgaaatgaacaaaacaataaataacagacaTGAGTGTTTACCagtatttaaaggaaaaatccaccctcttacactgttatgtaacatcaatctgtgatgttcaatgcattgcaggagttattttgtgatgaagtgttgtaattctCTTTCCCTCATCCTGCCTCATCGACTTCTACTTCAGTgaatgatttcctacatttcccagaacaCCAATGAACAGTTTCGGCTGGGTTTTTCCTCTCAAGTCAAtcatttaagataagataagatagcactttattgatccccttggggaaattcaggtaaTGCATTTTAGCTACACGGTTTGTTTATTAAATGTTAGTTTATTCTGTTCATTCTACTAAAATGAGTGAGAAAGTGGAACAAAACAATATTCTTCTTGTATTCCTTGTATCTTTGCCATGCTATTTTGCAATGAGTCCAAATGTGAAACATGGGAACTGTCCTTAGCCCCAGGAACATTTGTCGTCTACAGTTATAAGTACCAACATGATGATGGACGCGTTTCCTATCCCCTCTGCTTCATCTTCTCCAGCCCAGTAGGTAAGAACATCTCTGGAAGTATCTGTGCAATAAATGATTTATAACGAATAGTGTTATGTGCTTTGTTccatatttttcttttgagttttccctgtatttgtatttgttagGGTGCAAACCGGAGCAGCAGATGATGTATGCGGGAAGCAAAAACAAACTGGTGCAAACTGTCGAACTGACCAAGGTTAGTGAGCCATCTATGAGCTGCTGTTCACATTAGTGTCGTCTGTTAGTGCTAAGTTGCctaaaaaaacagcaaatacaAACTGAGCCTTGTAACAACTGCCAGATAAATGCCAGAtaataaaatgtccttctgaatggattgaaaatgtaataaaacctgttgatGTAATAAATTATCATTAAAAATCATCAATTATCACAttgtcacattattacattaactgtcatttttttttacttcataaagggtgtaacatttttaattgatgtaataagattgcactttattgatcccctaggggaaattcgggaatGTAATGAATGAGAATGTAATAAAATGAGTTACtgcattattagtattattacatcatcatcatcatatgtTACGCCTCTTTGTAAGTAATAATTAGTTAGTGGAATATTGTGGTGTAATTTAttacattcattcactttttcacccatttagagggacattttgatttgtatttcattttcatgacGTTGAACTGCATCCTAAGACTCTTCCCTCACTGTATTAATAGAAAGCTCTCATGCTGTTGTGCTCGGCCTTGTTTCTGCCAGGTGTTTGAGATCAGAAACACAGAGGACCTAACAGAGGAATGGCTCAGGGAGAAACTCGGCTTCTTCCGCTAAGGGCCGACTCGTCCGGGAGGATCGGGATCAAGATTGCACAGCTTGTGTCGTCTCTTGGGGAGAACACACCACACTTCAtgtttccttcctctctgtacCAGACCTGCCTCAAATAGTGTCGGCAAATACTTTTTACAGTTTCGATAAGGAGTGTCGGCGCTCAACAAAGAAGTGAAACAACAATTGCTTCGCTTGGAGAGACATAGGCGCTTGAAAAGATGATTCAGACCGCAAACTCCCTGTAAGGTATTTATGAAACAAGACCGATGCGTTTCAGAGACCGAGCTCCTTCTTTAAGCACAGACTGACCACAACACTCATTAACACTCAGAGGAAGGACCTCAGTCTCCAAAACGCATCAGTTTCGTTTCATAAATACGTTTTTTAAAGGAAGTCGCAGTCTGAATCATCTGTTCCAGCACTTTCTACAGTTTCTTTCAGCCCACTTAGGTGCCTGGTAGGTGAAGTTTGTCGCACATTTCAATTCAAAGAGTGCCAGAGAGttcagacaatcacaggaaTGCATTTGAAAGTAAATGTCGTgtgcttttctgtgattgacagcacGCCTGACACTATCTTGAGTTGTTGTGATGAGGTAAACCCCGCCCACCTGGGAGCCCCGAGCAAGTTAAAAAGaacgctaagaattatttgaAAACGCTATTTGACGCAGGTCTGCATTTACCTCCCATACAATCTCTCCACGTGCCAGTTTTGTGTCTGTATTGAATTAACACTCCCATAACTAGTGAAGTGGACAGAAAGCTACAGTACTTATTATCCGCCCCTCCTAAGCATGTGCATTCAGGAGAAATTCAAAGGCATTGTAACAACAGTTTCTCTTAATGTTTCCTTGAGTAGTTTACACACACTATGTTTTTTTGCAACTGTAAACCAcctcaatttcattttttttttctttaatttgtcACCTAGTCAAATGGGTTATTTTTTTGGGAGTTGTACTTTTTAGgaattttagatttttatttagTTATCGCTGGTAGTATCTAGGGTTATGTAAAAACACTTTCTAGcattaatttcattttgttgttaataACGCACTTCCTGCTGGAACATCTGAACAATCAGCTACAATTCAAAGATCGCTGCGGATTTCTGTTTTTAGTCGATTTCTCTATCAGTATTCTTTTAATAATTTATAATTCAGATGCTTAAAAAATGTAATCGCTCCTGTCTGCAGAGGACAAAAACACTAAGACCATCTGACAAGTGGCACTCCTAAGACTTTAATTGTACTTGTACTGATATCTCCTGCGCACATGAACAAGCCGTATATTATACTGAATAGTCATGGAAGTCTCTATACAAGTGAGTGGTGCTTTCCAAAGTAACACTGCAGATACTGATGCCCTTGTTAGACAGTCTGTCACCAAATCACATCTTTTGTTTAGAGGAGAAACAGTGGCGAGGTAAAACTCTATTCTACCTTTGACCTGCATGATATTGTTTTTTCCAGTGATGTTACACTCGTCTCCTGAAAACAATATTTCCACTGAAACATTCCTGAAAGAGCTTCTGTTTTTCCAGACAGAACAACTTACTACTTACAAGAAACCTCTGTCTCTAGGAACCGTGACAGTCTTGAACACCCTGCACACCTTTTAATCTTCTACAGAAGCGGGTTACTGTATCTTTGGAGGGATTGTTGGCTCTTATTGTGCATTATAGCTATTACTGTTATTAATGTTTAATGAATGTTGTGCTAAATTCTGATGTAAAGTCACTTTGATTGCTTAGTGGCGGTCGTCGCCTTGAGGACGGCGGCCATCGCTTCTCCAAATGCCAGTTGTGCTTAATATTTAGACTTGGTAGAAAaaaggacagcagctgggtAACTTTTCACTTCCATACAGaatagggttcgaccgatatgggtttttgaaggccgatactgatatttttggattcgATCTGACGATAGGCGATACTTTGTGCAGATATCCAATaaattttactatttttatgCCCATAAAATGacaattattcagtgttttcccccagaattttattcttatcagggtggaaaagcccctTAAACAGAATTAggccatcatgtgacactaaaactctccactgaaacccagactgattcaattcttttagggttagcagctttTAACAGCAGGGTGAGACCCAACACACCTATCCAATGGCAGGGGAAACTCTGGTATTACTGCCTTTTTAAAAGAAGAATTTATTTATTACCAAAAAAAACCATTcagcaattaaatgaataaattgttTCATTCAAAGAGAATAAAATTCcgttgcaggttttacagacgaacctccatcatattggtgGTGGACGACACttactggccgatatctgattcTTAATAAAAGCTCGATATCGGCATCGTTCTGACACTAATGCAGAATAATATGCAACAGTGAATTCCCCCGTCAGTGTCGTCTCTTCTTCAGACTCCTACattggaaacagagggagggttGTGGCTGATTTAATGCCTCAAGGCAGGAAATCTCCACATTAAGTATGATGTCATACCGCTAGTCTACCTTACCAATGCCTTGtcttaaatattttttatcatatttatgTCCGTTTTGAAATTTTTTGAggccaaaatgaaaacaataaatatacaacACAAATATCTGCGCTGGTAAACAGGATTTGATTGAAACAGCTTTGTTGGTTGACCATAATATAATTTTTAAGACTCCTTTTTTAACTTTTTGATCTGTAATGTCTGAGAGAGTTTgtcctttttttctgtcaaaatCTCTTAAGTATAATCCTGGCTATATGGAGATAAAAGAAACACAGTTTGCCTGAGATCTGCCTCATAGACATGTACGCACAATCCCCCACCATTTCATGTAAATCATGCATTGATGTCAAATTTTATATTTAGACATTGATCATTTGTGATTTATATGTCATGACGGGGTTTAGTCCAACTAGAACAATGGGATATAACTGTAATTGCTTGTTTTGCTGTCTACTGATGGATTAGACTTATAACCATGTCAACTTATTAGCCAGTGTGATGCTGCTGTAGCAGAAAAAACTTGTAACTCCAACTTGGGTGACTCATGTTCATGATTTTCATGTTCTTACTTGAACTGAAGGTGCACACTGTCCTTTCTAGGTAGAGCAAGTTTTATGACCCTAAGGCCTATGAAGCCCTTTCTAAACCCCATGGTaaattttcaaaaatgcatggacaTTCCTCTGAAATCAAGGCTGTTTGTTGACTTTTTGAACATAGAAGGTTTTGTTCTGACATAAGCGATCTAGTCTAACTCTGAAACAGTCtttgtatttcatttaaaatatgtGCAATGTGCTGGTTTCAATGTGAATACAACAAACTTGTTAAGCTGTTCTCATCTTTTTTAGAAGGAAATTCTTAAAACCTCTCTTAAATGTGGTGAGCTACTGTAAAAACAAAGTGCATGctttagtgtgtttgtgtctgaacAGTTTGCAGAAGCCTGACAAAGTATCCCAACAGTAATTGAGGAGTTTTGCTGTTCTGGTGCATGTTCTCTTACCAGGAACGAGAATATATACAACACGACTGATTTGATGTCTGACTTATACGATTTAGTTGCATTTTCCTCTCAAGCAGATCTATTATTCTGAACTTTGCTCTATTTGAAATATTTCTAATGTTGTCGTTTTTTGAGGAAATCTTCTGCTATTAATCCATGGATTGTGAAAAATGGGATGTAATAGACTTTATACACTCTGATCATGCATCAGAAACAAATCAAGAAATATTTCCCCAATAGATTCTACCAGGTCCATGTGGATCTGATACCTGTGTTTCTTCAAACATAGCTCTCTCCTGTGTGGTGAACCTGTTGTATATTTGGCCTTTTTGAGTCTTTTTACTTTATCCTGCATATGTGTTACTCAACTGTAATTCTCTCTGATCAAACGCTTactattccttttttttcttcccctttcctttttaataaaaccaCACCCGAAACATGTAACATAACCAGCTGCCTCATGGCATCAGTGAAACTTgtgaaatatttgtatttttccatactttatACAATGTCTAATAAATGTCCCAATAAAATGACAGTGATGTTTAGCCCTCTGTTTTCTGGTGACTGCTATTTTAAACTGATGTACGTGATTTAATACCATgcatttatttcattatatttggTCAGTCACTGTCCAAATGAATCCTTTGCGGGTTCACGGTGTACAGAAAATAGTAGGCAGtgaagtaatttttcatttgacGATCCTGCTGTCAGATCTAATTAATGTTTTACAGGTTTTCCCTAATTAAAACGTAATCGGGTGCATGTAAAGTAtggattttgaaaatgttattataGGTGACTACTTTAATTTTCGGTGCCTAAATTAATACATTATTTAATGTGTTGCAGCAACGCCGCTGAACACTGTATACCTGACGATCTGGAACGCAACCTTTCATTTTGTCTCGCGTTATCTGTAATCGAACTGTTGCGCGTGACGACAGACTGGTGACAGATCTCAAACCTGCGGCTACATCCCGAGCCAGCGACAAGCCAGCTGGAGAAAAAATGGCGTTCACATTCGCGGCCTTTTGTTATATGCTTGCTCTATTGCTCACGGCAGCGCTTATCTTCTTCGCTATCTGGCACGTAAGTACACATTCAAATAACCTTTGATGAGATTAGTCAGCTATTAATCCAACAAGACTGATAAAGCGCTGGAAGAAGGTGGCTGGTAACGGTTGGGCTAACGTCAGGCCAGTCATCAAGCTAGCTTAGCGAAGATAGCCGGGGTAACGTTGCAGTTGTCGGGTTACGTAGCTCACCGCGGATCTTCTCAGTGTCTGGGTAGAAGTTGTGTAGGGAACTACATAGACGTTGCTGCGCTTTGCAACCAGGAAATATAACCTGAAACGCATCCCTTCTAGAATGAATGGCACACACCCTTTCGCTGGCtagcagctaacgttagctaacgttagcagcaAAACATCCGAGCAAGCAGTGTTTTTTATCTATACCCTGTACTTATTATTATCTTAAACTGTTCATCTATCTGCCACTGTCTGATATAGCAAATCTATGTGAACCAGCTGGTCTGGATTGTCATGTGATTAATACGTGGTTGCTAGGTAGccgactagctagctagctagccagctaactaGCCTCCAAGTTAATCCTGGAACGACGCCGCTCATGGGATGCTGTCATCTGTTTCCTTGAGCTTCTACCATTTCCCCGTTATGTCTATTCCTTCGCTTTGTGATAGATTATCTAAGGGGTAAAATTAAGATGCAGTTTTTACGTTAAAGTAAGACATTTGCTCGCGACTCTAAATTAGCTTACtataagaaaaaacaacaacaaaaaaagatatGTTGTGTTCAAGTACGTAGAAAACGTCCCATCGTGTTGACACAATTCACACTCTCAAATAAGTTAAAAGCCAATCCATATTTTTGATTCAGCAGTACACGCGACAATGggccaaaacacatttcacccAGTAAGACATTTGTATTGAATTATTTTCTGTATACTGTTCAACTCTGATTTTCTTCTTGTTCCTCCAGATAATAGCATTTGATGAGCTGAAAACTGATTACAAGAATCCTATTGATCAGTGTAACACTTTAAATCCGGTAAGTGCTGCCACTGGACACGATGACACCCCTTCCTTGCCTCTTTGACTGCATGCAGATATGCTTTGTTGAAAGTGTTTTGTTTAGGATGAGTTTATCCGCCTATCAGTCTTTGAATTGATTTCTCTGCACTGTTATGCTAAATAACCTGCCTGTTATGAATCGAGTGATCTTGTCAGCTGTCAAACTCTAacgcattttgttgttttgtttttctaatctgcttttttttttttacatttttgttaacGGCAAAAAGACAGTTGAAAAGGTCAAAAAGATTAAAAGAGTCAAAATTGCATTAAAGGTTTGTACCCAATCTTCGATTTAAAATGCCcgctcagttcaattcagtctGCAGTCTGTCATTTTGCACGGGGGAGTGTTTGCAAACGTCTTTTCAGTTAACTAATCTCACAGGAAAGACCAGGGTTCAGGTCAGGATTAGACTACATGCCACCTGTGCCTCAGGTTTCTAGTCTCATGTGTTTGCATTTCAGActagtttttccttttttaaaagtCTTCATTTTTTGGCTCAGTTGTGGATGTTAAGAGTGCGATTTTGTTTTCTAATCTACATTATCTcaaagtgcagctttaatgacttttttttctctttaaatgCTGACATGTGCACTTGATTGTCCTTGAAAGCGATGTCTAGattcattatacattttatgctgtgtatatttttttttattgcgtAGGGGCCATGGTGCTCATCAAAAGCATTGGAACATGCAGTAGTAGGCATAACAATATTCTCCATGGTGAATTATCCAATGTTATTGATGATTGAAGTATAGCTGTTAACTGAAAAGACTTGCAAATGCTCAAAACATGCATGATCTTTATTACAACCTACCCTTTGTTTGCATATAGTGTTGTTTTATAGTTACTGGTAAATTCCCAATAAACTCAGTGAATCAGGTAATTTGTGCTCAGTTGGGACTACAGTAACCTGAAACTATCCCTATACACTGCCCTGACTATGCCTTGCTTTTACATAATGTTCATCTTAATCATGTAAAAGTCAGAAGAATATCCCGTAGTTCACCTACAAGAGCTAATTGGATTTTGTACCAAAGCTTTTTAAACATGATTTCGTGGGATTTTGTCCCTAAGCTGTGGTTCAGGATGAAATTCAGTTGGTGGCAGCATaaaattgatttaatttgtgTTCCAGGTCTAAATGAAACCTTTTGTTTTGTAGCACTAATTGTATTACTTTGGTATGTGGAGTAGGCTACAATTTCATTAAGCAATTAGCAAAAGTAAGCTATATGAGCTCAATTTTGGCTATAAACCTTTATCACCTGTGGTTTGGGACAGATGGTTGCAGAATCCCAACACTCCCTAGCTCAGCAATATTTGGGACCGCTGATTGGTCAGTGATTtcagtagtgggaggagctttTTCAGTTAAAAGTACACATTTCTCTATCTTGATTTTAATCCATGATGCACTCCTCACTTCAGTCTGCAGTTTTGAACATGGCCAGTCTTTTTGCGTGTGTAACGCTAAGCTCAATTGACACGTTTTTTTGTGCTGTGATCAGTTGTTTTGCATTTGGCAGCACAGTGCAGGATTTCAACACGTCAGCTCCCCTTCCtgcaccttcctcctcctcctacacgCCCCTCACCTTTCCATCTGTGGGCTGTTGGTTgtccccaccccctcccccgcccTCCGCTCTATCTGAATGCATGGCTTCCATGTGGTGCCTCCATCTGCCCCCCTCAACCCCACACTAGATCTGACTCTGTCGCCCTGAGACAGGCTGCCGCATCGAGACTGCTAGTCCACACAGCATGGTCTTCCCCTCCGGTGTGTTGCCCCATCCGTTTGTCAGGAAGTGGGATGAGCTATAGGTTTgccctcactgcaaaaaaaaaaaaaaaaacatgatgttaAGATGCGCAAACTCTCTCCAGACCAAGTTGCTGATGGGTTTTCCCCTCTCATCTGTGATCAGACCTAATGATGCATGATGTCTGATGTTACACATGGTGTCAGCTCACAGTGCATGACAGAGCACTGTTGATGTATTTTACCTTTCTAAAAGCAGCCACAATAGGTTACTTGTGACTTTATTCTACACCTATAATAATGTATAGTAAATAT
The nucleotide sequence above comes from Centroberyx gerrardi isolate f3 chromosome 17, fCenGer3.hap1.cur.20231027, whole genome shotgun sequence. Encoded proteins:
- the gmfb gene encoding glia maturation factor beta, with protein sequence MSESLVVCDVDEDLVKKLREFRFRKQTNNAAIIMKIDKETQLVILDEEHEDISPDELKDELPERQPRFVVYSYKYQHDDGRVSYPLCFIFSSPVGCKPEQQMMYAGSKNKLVQTVELTKVFEIRNTEDLTEEWLREKLGFFR